One Cucurbita pepo subsp. pepo cultivar mu-cu-16 chromosome LG11, ASM280686v2, whole genome shotgun sequence DNA window includes the following coding sequences:
- the LOC111805564 gene encoding GDSL esterase/lipase At5g03980-like — protein MGSSASSHTAGLPSLSVLGCPSSKAHLLKTCMFDAIYQLGDSISDTGNLIRQNPNTPFSNLPYGETFFNKSTGRCSNGLLMIDYFALDAGLPLVNPYLNKDALTRHGVNFAVAGSTALSSQLLSQNQILSPVTNSSLNQQLYWMFSHFNSICYHQRDCNEKLRNALFLVGEIGGNDYNYALFQGKPIQEVKDMVPQVVQTIKNAVEKVISYGATRVVVPGNFPIGCLPIYLTGFQTNDTTAYDELRCLKDLNDLATYHNDQIKQAIEVLKRENPHTIIVYGDYYNALLWILRRAFILGFDEASLQKSCCGTGGDYNFSLMKMCGVGGVSVCSNPDERVSWDGIHLTQKAYKFMAYWLIHDIFPQLHCIV, from the exons atgggctcatcAGCTAGTTCACACACTGCTGGGCTACCTTCCTTATctg TTCTTGGCTGTCCTTCATCCAAAGCCCATCTGCTCAAAACTTGTATGTTCGACGCTATTTACCAACTCGGCGATTCAATTTCCGACACCGGAAATCTCATTCGTCAAAACCCCAACACCCCATTTTCTAATCTTCCTTACGGTGAAACGTTCTTCAACAAATCCACTGGTCGCTGCTCCAATGGTCTTCTCATGATTGATTACTTTG CTTTGGACGCTGGACTTCCCTTGGTGAACCCTTATTTGAACAAAGATGCATTGACAAGGCATGGAGTGAATTTCGCAGTGGCTGGTTCTACGGCTTTGTCTTCTCAACTTCTTTCTCAAAACCAAATCTTATCTCCGGTCACCAACTCTTCTCTCAACCAACAACTTTATTGGATGTTCTCTCATTTCAACTCCATTTGCTACCATCAAAGAG ATTGCAATGAGAAattaaggaatgctttgttcttggTGGGCGAGATCGGTGGGAATGATTATAACTATGCGTTGTTCCAAGGCAAACCTATTCAAGAGGTGAAAGATATGGTGCCCCAAGTTGTTCAAACCATAAAGAACGCCGTTGAG AAAGTGATAAGCTACGGAGCTACTCGAGTTGTTGTTCCTGGAAACTTTCCAATCGGATGTTTACCCATCTACCTAACTGGATTCCAAACTAATGATACAACTGCTTACGATGAACTTCGTTGTTTGAAAGATTTGAATGACTTGGCTACTTATCACAATGATCAAATCAAGCAAGCTATTGAAGTGCTCAAGAGAGAGAATCCACACACTATAATCGTATATGGTGACTATTATAATGCATTGTTGTGGATCCTTCGTCGTGCTTTTATACTCG GGTTTGATGAAGCTTCTTTGCAAAAATCATGCTGCGGGACTGGAGGAGACTACAACTTCAGCCTCATGAAGATGTGCGGAGTTGGTGGAGTATCAGTTTGTTCAAATCCAGATGAACGTGTTAGTTGGGATGGAATCCATTTAACTCAAAAGGCTTACAAATTCATGGCATATTGGCTCATTCACGACATCTTTCCACAACTTCATTgcattgtttga
- the LOC111805568 gene encoding acetylajmalan esterase-like, which translates to MAASTKSPLSIVLVVLIVLVSVLGGSSSKAPSLKACMIDAIYQVGDSISDTGNLILQNPNTPFSHLPYGETFFNKSTGRCSNGLLMIDYFAMDAGLPLVNPYLNKDALTRHGVNFAVAGSTALSFEALSQKKISSLVTNSSLDQQLDWMFSHFNSICYDQKDCIEKLKNALFLVGEIGGNDYNYALLQGKTIQEVKDMVPEVVQTIKKAIERVISYDAIRVVVPGNFPIGCLPIYLTRFQINDATAYDELHCLKDLNGLAIYHNDQIKQVIEVLKKENPHTVIVYGDYYNALLWILQSASTLGFDKTSLQKSCCGIGGDYNFDLMKACGVSGVSVCSNPDERVSWDGIHFTQKAYKFMADWLIQDILPQLHCIV; encoded by the exons ATGGCGGCTTCGACCAAATCTCCTCTCTctattgttcttgttgttcttattgttcttgtttcagTTCTTGGCGGTTCTTCATCCAAAGCCCCTTCACTCAAAGCGTGCATGATCGACGCTATCTATCAAGTGGGCGACTCAATTTCGGACACTGGAAACCTTATTCTTCAGAACCCCAACACCCCATTTTCTCATCTTCCTTACGGTGAAACATTCTTCAACAAATCCACTGGTCGCTGCTCCAATGGTCTTCTCATGATTGATTACTTTG CTATGGATGCTGGACTTCCATTGGTGAACCCTTATTTGAACAAAGATGCATTGACAAGGCATGGAGTGAATTTTGCAGTGGCTGGTTCTACGGCTTTATCTTTTGAAGCTCTTTCTCAGAAGAAAATCTCATCTCTAGTCACTAACTCTTCTCTCGACCAACAACTTGATTGGATGTTCTCTCATTTCAATTCCATTTGCTACGACCAAAAAG ATTGCattgagaaattaaagaacGCTTTATTCTTGGTGGGGGAAATCGGTGGAAACGATTATAATTATGCTTTGCTCCAAGGCAAAACTATTCAAGAGGTGAAAGATATGGTGCCCGAAGTGGTTCAAACCATAAAGAAAGCCATTGAG AGAGTGATAAGCTATGATGCTATTCGTGTGGTTGTTCCTGGAAACTTTCCAATTGGATGTTTACCCATCTACCTGACTAGATTCCAAATTAATGATGCAACTGCTTACGATGAACTTCATTGTTTGAAAGATTTGAATGGCTTGGCTATTTATCACAATGATCAAATTAAGCAAGTTATCGAAGTCCTCAAGAAAGAGAATCCACACACTGTAATTGTATATGGTGACTACTATAATGCATTGCTGTGGATTCTTCAGAGTGCTTCTACACTCG GGTTTGATAAAACTTCTTTGCAAAAATCATGTTGCGGGATTGGAGGAGACTATAACTTCGACCTTATGAAGGCGTGCGGAGTTAGTGGAGTATCAGTTTGTTCAAATCCAGATGAACGTGTTAGTTGGGATGGAATCCATTTCACTCAAAAGGCTTACAAATTCATGGCAGATTGGCTCATTCAAGACATACTTCCACAACTTCATTgcattgtttga